From a region of the Acidicapsa acidisoli genome:
- a CDS encoding NAD(P)-dependent oxidoreductase has product MTLKIGFLGLGKMGSLMARRLIAAGHDVTVWNRTPPAAEALAAEGAAIAKTPTEAARSKDAIVSMLFDDAANEEVLLSANGSDGAIAALDAGALHIACSTISVALSERLAQEHALRRQQYVAAPVFGRPNVAAEGRLWIVVAGTDEAVAKARPILEPLSRGISVAGSRPSQAHAVKLAGNFLITMMIQSLSEAVVFAKASGIDPATMLETVNSALFQSPFYAAYSKVMLEPPAQPGATIALGVKDLKLFLEAAEAGKVRLAIAESMADRFADALAAGLARADWPSGMLASAELAAHR; this is encoded by the coding sequence TTGACTTTGAAGATCGGCTTTCTAGGATTGGGCAAGATGGGTTCGCTGATGGCTCGACGGCTCATCGCTGCAGGTCATGATGTAACGGTATGGAACCGGACACCTCCGGCGGCAGAAGCACTCGCCGCCGAAGGCGCGGCAATTGCAAAAACTCCCACCGAAGCCGCGCGCAGCAAGGATGCTATCGTTTCAATGCTCTTCGACGACGCAGCCAATGAAGAAGTGCTGCTCAGCGCAAATGGCTCTGACGGTGCGATTGCAGCTCTGGACGCAGGCGCGCTGCACATCGCCTGCAGCACCATCAGCGTTGCGCTCTCCGAGCGGCTTGCTCAGGAACATGCGTTGCGCAGGCAGCAATATGTGGCTGCGCCCGTTTTCGGCCGTCCCAACGTGGCCGCCGAGGGCCGTCTGTGGATCGTCGTCGCGGGCACAGACGAGGCCGTCGCCAAAGCACGGCCCATTCTGGAGCCGCTCAGCCGCGGCATTTCCGTGGCAGGTTCGCGGCCTTCACAAGCTCATGCCGTCAAGCTCGCGGGCAATTTTCTGATTACGATGATGATCCAGTCGTTGAGCGAGGCGGTCGTCTTCGCAAAGGCGAGCGGCATCGATCCTGCCACCATGCTCGAAACGGTGAACTCTGCGCTCTTTCAATCACCCTTTTATGCCGCTTACAGCAAGGTGATGCTGGAGCCTCCCGCGCAGCCGGGAGCCACCATCGCGCTGGGAGTCAAGGATCTGAAGCTGTTTCTCGAAGCGGCCGAAGCAGGCAAAGTCCGGCTTGCCATCGCCGAAAGCATGGCCGACCGGTTTGCGGACGCCCTTGCCGCAGGGCTCGCGCGTGCCGACTGGCCCAGTGGTATGCTTGCGTCGGCTGAACTGGCCGCGCACCGGTAA
- a CDS encoding sensor histidine kinase: MKVRGWPRSIRIQLLCGLVLLEALSLLLFVFVLRRQQTREGYERAQQRLEHQATSVAVQAEQALQDAHPEVISISVTMMGQAPSVDTARVTDSQGKVLFASDGLSVGQPLRPQQLALIPRLNQNKAYFIPLSAGDWEGVRPIYVQRKLYGFAWVKTDKDWDGELLKSVLRSTAVFGGIWIGASILLAWGLARSITGPLALLHRGTRALMRSPEGETHFPLPVTVHNEIGELIETFNRMVASIEEQRAGLSDTLSLLDSMLANAPIGLAFFDRRCRFVRVNRIFAETTGIPLSRHLGRTLPEVLPTSVAYQLEKAVQGVFDQDTPVRDLEVTGSAESALRALTWIVSAYPIHTTSEQVRWVGLIVMDASDRKRSEEALRKTEKLAATGRLAASIAHEINNPLEAITNLLYLLSNHAQLEEPARSYVEMAEHEVRRISEITQQTLRFYRQSTLPALTNLSELLDSVLSLHQGRLRNLGITVERRYDSNTNLYCFAGELRQVFANLIGNAIDAMQGGGRLVLRARRSRDWSDPRKLGVRFQVADTGSGMTPEVRKHIFEPFFTTKEVTGTGLGLWVSSEIVAKHRGSMRVRSHSEKLGGQSGTIFELFFPDEIEVPAAADTEAQVIPSAV; the protein is encoded by the coding sequence ATGAAGGTTAGAGGATGGCCGCGATCCATTCGAATTCAATTGCTGTGCGGGCTGGTGCTGCTGGAAGCCCTTTCGTTGCTGCTGTTTGTCTTTGTTCTTCGCCGCCAGCAGACACGTGAAGGCTATGAACGCGCGCAACAGCGGCTGGAGCATCAGGCTACGTCGGTAGCGGTGCAGGCGGAGCAGGCGCTGCAGGATGCACACCCGGAGGTCATAAGCATCTCTGTCACCATGATGGGCCAGGCACCCAGCGTGGATACGGCGCGGGTCACAGATTCTCAGGGAAAGGTGCTGTTTGCCAGCGATGGCCTCTCGGTGGGCCAACCGCTGCGGCCACAACAGCTTGCCCTCATCCCCCGCCTGAACCAGAACAAGGCGTACTTTATTCCGCTGAGTGCCGGGGATTGGGAGGGGGTCAGGCCGATTTACGTCCAACGTAAGCTCTACGGCTTTGCGTGGGTAAAGACGGATAAGGACTGGGACGGAGAGCTACTGAAGTCCGTCCTGAGATCAACGGCGGTCTTCGGCGGGATCTGGATCGGCGCTTCTATCCTGCTGGCCTGGGGGCTGGCGCGTTCGATTACCGGTCCGCTGGCCTTGCTTCACCGCGGCACGAGGGCCTTGATGCGGTCGCCGGAGGGCGAAACGCATTTTCCCCTGCCGGTGACTGTGCATAACGAGATCGGAGAACTGATCGAGACCTTCAACCGCATGGTCGCCTCGATTGAGGAACAGCGCGCTGGCCTGAGCGACACCCTTTCGCTGCTGGATTCGATGCTTGCCAACGCGCCGATCGGGCTAGCGTTTTTCGATCGACGCTGCCGTTTCGTTCGCGTGAACCGTATTTTTGCGGAAACCACTGGGATTCCGCTCAGCCGTCATCTGGGGCGAACATTGCCGGAGGTGCTTCCAACTTCCGTCGCATACCAGTTGGAGAAGGCTGTGCAAGGCGTCTTCGATCAGGACACGCCGGTGCGCGATCTTGAGGTAACCGGTAGCGCCGAATCCGCGTTGCGGGCGCTAACGTGGATTGTCAGTGCTTATCCGATCCACACCACTTCGGAGCAGGTTCGCTGGGTGGGTTTGATCGTGATGGATGCGAGCGACCGGAAACGCAGCGAAGAGGCACTGCGCAAGACCGAAAAGCTCGCTGCGACGGGCCGTCTGGCAGCCTCGATTGCTCACGAGATCAACAATCCTCTGGAAGCGATTACCAACCTGCTTTATCTGCTCAGCAACCACGCCCAGCTGGAAGAACCGGCGCGCAGCTACGTGGAAATGGCGGAGCATGAGGTTCGCAGAATCTCCGAGATTACGCAGCAGACACTGCGCTTCTATCGCCAATCGACCTTGCCGGCCCTCACTAATCTCTCAGAACTGCTGGATTCGGTGCTCAGCCTGCATCAGGGGCGTTTGCGCAACCTCGGAATCACCGTCGAACGGCGGTACGACTCGAATACAAACCTTTATTGCTTTGCAGGGGAATTGCGGCAGGTCTTTGCCAATCTGATTGGGAACGCGATTGACGCGATGCAGGGCGGCGGCAGGCTGGTGCTGCGAGCTCGCCGCTCTCGCGATTGGAGCGATCCGCGCAAACTTGGGGTGCGCTTTCAGGTTGCGGATACGGGCTCTGGCATGACGCCGGAGGTAAGGAAGCACATCTTCGAGCCCTTTTTTACGACCAAGGAAGTTACCGGAACCGGACTCGGACTTTGGGTCAGCTCTGAGATTGTGGCGAAACACCGAGGTTCGATGCGTGTCCGCAGCCATTCGGAAAAGCTGGGCGGCCAATCCGGAACTATCTTCGAACTCTTTTTCCCCGATGAGATCGAAGTTCCGGCTGCGGCGGACACAGAGGCTCAGGTCATTCCCTCGGCTGTCTGA
- a CDS encoding ABC transporter permease — protein sequence MSSPTMNPSINLARPPARSALFLRSFLGLYLRDLRVLSRELAPFILRVGMQPLLFLFVFTFIMPRMSGGNPMAAGAGPAFGTVLLPGLMAVAIMFSGIAAVALPLSTEFGITREIDDRVMCPVSVWAVALEKVCFSAMQSIIGALLVIPMAIWIPATPVYPDIHNWFLFILVLIMASLLAGSLGLAIGSIVSPKQIGLVFSIIVVPITFLGCVYYPWAYLKELRWLQIAVLFNPIVYISEGLRAAVTPGVQHMPVWAILLALTFFLAILGRFGVRGFLRRVIS from the coding sequence GTGAGTAGCCCGACCATGAATCCAAGCATCAATCTAGCCCGCCCCCCCGCGCGCAGCGCCCTGTTCCTGCGGTCATTTCTGGGCCTGTACCTGCGCGATCTGCGCGTCCTGAGCCGCGAACTTGCGCCCTTCATCCTGCGTGTCGGTATGCAGCCCCTGCTCTTTCTCTTTGTCTTCACCTTCATCATGCCGCGCATGTCCGGGGGCAACCCGATGGCCGCCGGAGCGGGTCCCGCATTCGGAACGGTCCTGTTGCCGGGGCTGATGGCTGTGGCCATCATGTTCAGCGGAATCGCCGCCGTGGCCCTACCCCTGTCGACCGAATTCGGCATCACCCGCGAAATCGATGACCGCGTGATGTGTCCGGTTTCTGTCTGGGCCGTTGCGTTGGAAAAGGTCTGTTTTTCGGCGATGCAGAGCATCATCGGCGCGCTTCTGGTCATTCCCATGGCCATCTGGATTCCGGCGACGCCTGTCTATCCCGACATTCACAACTGGTTTCTATTCATTCTTGTGCTGATTATGGCCAGTCTGCTCGCGGGCTCGCTCGGCCTCGCCATCGGTTCGATCGTAAGCCCGAAGCAGATCGGACTGGTTTTTTCCATCATTGTAGTGCCGATAACCTTTTTGGGATGCGTCTATTACCCGTGGGCCTACCTGAAAGAACTACGCTGGTTGCAGATTGCGGTACTCTTCAATCCCATCGTATATATCAGTGAGGGGCTCCGTGCGGCGGTCACTCCCGGTGTCCAACACATGCCGGTATGGGCTATTCTGCTTGCGTTGACGTTCTTTCTGGCAATTCTGGGCCGGTTTGGTGTGCGAGGCTTTCTGCGCCGGGTCATTTCCTGA
- a CDS encoding ATP-binding cassette domain-containing protein, translating to MIVKIESLTKVYEGKQRVVAVDGIDLEVQQGEIFGLLGPNGAGKTTAIGICTTRTLPTSGVVRIAGIDVVKHPAHARQFIGVVPQFNTLDRSLSIYENLYFHCRYFGFSHSEAKLRSNELLAQFLLTERSKAYPNQLSGGLAQRVQIARAIAHRPTVLFLDEPSAGLDPQSRIAMWTAVQGLRKEGITVVLTTHYMEEADELSDRVGIVDRGRMLALGSPQKLKDTFGAQTIIDLKLRNMEGAESVAEDLRRREGVRSAETTPEGLRVFAGSVDGLLPEIIQTSARLGLRDIAITEPSLETVFIHLTGRDLRE from the coding sequence TTGATTGTCAAAATTGAATCCTTAACCAAGGTCTACGAGGGCAAGCAGCGTGTAGTGGCCGTGGACGGCATAGACCTTGAGGTCCAGCAGGGCGAGATTTTCGGCCTCCTTGGCCCCAATGGAGCCGGAAAGACAACCGCCATCGGTATCTGCACCACACGCACGCTGCCGACCAGCGGAGTCGTTCGCATTGCCGGGATCGACGTGGTTAAGCATCCGGCGCATGCGCGGCAATTTATCGGCGTCGTGCCCCAGTTCAACACGCTCGACCGCTCGCTCTCGATCTACGAAAACCTCTACTTCCACTGCCGCTACTTCGGTTTTTCGCATTCCGAGGCCAAGTTGCGCAGCAACGAATTGCTGGCGCAGTTTCTGCTGACGGAGCGCAGTAAGGCATATCCCAACCAGCTCTCCGGCGGTCTGGCGCAGCGCGTTCAGATCGCCCGCGCAATCGCCCATCGGCCCACGGTGCTCTTCCTCGATGAGCCAAGCGCTGGGCTCGACCCGCAGAGCCGCATCGCCATGTGGACCGCGGTGCAGGGCTTGCGCAAGGAAGGAATCACCGTCGTTTTGACCACGCACTACATGGAAGAAGCCGACGAATTGAGCGACCGCGTCGGCATCGTCGACCGCGGCCGGATGCTCGCTCTCGGTTCACCGCAGAAACTGAAAGACACCTTTGGCGCCCAGACGATCATCGACCTGAAACTACGGAACATGGAAGGCGCGGAGTCGGTAGCCGAGGATCTGCGTCGGCGTGAGGGCGTGCGGTCGGCGGAAACGACGCCAGAGGGATTGCGGGTCTTTGCGGGCAGCGTCGATGGCCTGCTGCCCGAAATCATCCAGACCAGCGCCCGTCTGGGTCTGCGCGATATTGCCATCACCGAGCCGAGTCTTGAGACAGTCTTCATCCACCTGACTGGGAGGGATCTGCGTGAGTAG
- a CDS encoding SDR family NAD(P)-dependent oxidoreductase produces the protein MSISGKTVFITGASAGIGEATAYAFAAEGARLLLCARRKEKVDIVAEQALVKGAQAVQTFDLDVRDHAAVGASIAALPAEWSSIDILVNNAGLSRGLDKLYQGQIDDWEEMIDTNVKGLLYVTRAVVPGMVERGSGHIVNLGSTAGELPYPGGAVYCATKAAEKSINDGLRQDLLGTPVRVTSIDPGMVETDFSKVRFRGDESRAAKVYQGVVPLTPEDVADAIVWAVARPAHVNIAHVLMTSVTQANSLMFHREQTGTTGNTR, from the coding sequence ATGAGTATTTCTGGAAAAACCGTCTTCATCACCGGGGCCAGCGCCGGAATCGGCGAGGCCACAGCCTACGCCTTCGCCGCCGAAGGAGCCCGGCTGCTTCTATGCGCCCGCCGCAAGGAAAAAGTAGATATCGTCGCTGAACAAGCTTTAGTCAAAGGCGCGCAGGCCGTCCAAACCTTTGACTTGGATGTGCGGGATCATGCCGCCGTGGGCGCCTCAATCGCAGCTTTGCCCGCCGAGTGGTCCTCAATCGACATCCTGGTGAACAACGCCGGGCTGAGCCGCGGATTGGACAAGCTCTATCAGGGCCAGATCGACGACTGGGAAGAGATGATCGACACCAACGTCAAGGGGCTGCTTTATGTGACCCGCGCCGTCGTGCCGGGCATGGTGGAGCGCGGTTCGGGCCACATCGTGAACCTCGGCTCCACCGCAGGCGAGCTTCCCTACCCCGGCGGAGCGGTCTATTGCGCCACCAAGGCAGCGGAGAAGTCAATCAACGACGGCCTGCGCCAGGATCTGCTCGGGACGCCAGTTCGCGTAACGAGCATCGATCCCGGCATGGTGGAAACAGACTTCAGCAAGGTTCGCTTTCGCGGCGATGAGTCCCGTGCCGCCAAGGTCTACCAGGGCGTAGTGCCGCTCACGCCGGAGGACGTGGCCGATGCAATCGTCTGGGCAGTCGCCAGACCTGCGCACGTGAATATTGCGCACGTCCTGATGACCTCCGTGACGCAGGCCAATTCGTTGATGTTTCACCGCGAACAGACTGGAACCACAGGCAATACGCGTTAG
- a CDS encoding alkaline phosphatase family protein, with protein MKKTSLLILSMAVFAAANATAQSNEKDWHHGQIRHVLLISVDGMHAVDFKNCSEGISVINNGAPYCPNLAALATTGINYVGASTSKPSDSFPGLMSIVTGATPRTMGIYYDVAYDRSLDAPAKTTGNGLSSGPCTSGAAPTGTTTEYEEGIDLDQTKVNGGASGAGLTDGGIASIDPTRLVRDPKNGCAPVWPWNFVRTNTIFSVIHAAGGYTAWSDKHPAYSSVAGPNPLGAGALDDFYAPEINSNVVGLPGVSTPEGVSCAVVRDPGSDITAWTNSFENIQCYDTLKVNAILNEIAGKTHDGKSAHTPTIFGMNFQAVSVGQKLVESSNSTTGGYRDAAGTPTPALLSEFQYIDDSIGEMINAIKDNGLYESTLIIITAKHGQSPIDPKFYNPILNTGTSPATLLASLLPTSENPNTPGGIGPTEDDVSLLWLANSANTLGAVSTLESNITKAGIGQIFDARSLALNYNVPGLPPNGDPRTPDIIVTPNVGVVYTGSNKKLSEHGGFGHDDTNVILLVSNPAIAPKTVYSGVGTNQVAPTILDSLGLDPKSLDGVRLEGTAVLPR; from the coding sequence ATGAAAAAGACATCCCTGTTGATTTTGTCCATGGCCGTTTTCGCGGCGGCTAATGCGACGGCGCAAAGCAATGAAAAGGATTGGCATCACGGCCAAATCCGCCACGTACTGTTGATCAGTGTCGATGGCATGCATGCCGTTGATTTCAAGAACTGCTCGGAAGGCATCTCCGTAATCAACAACGGCGCTCCCTACTGCCCCAATCTTGCCGCTCTTGCCACGACGGGGATCAACTACGTGGGCGCGAGCACTTCGAAGCCATCCGATTCCTTTCCCGGCCTGATGAGCATCGTTACCGGCGCGACTCCTCGCACCATGGGCATCTACTACGACGTTGCGTATGATCGCTCGCTCGATGCGCCGGCGAAGACGACCGGCAACGGTCTCTCTTCAGGTCCATGCACTTCTGGAGCTGCGCCTACCGGCACGACGACCGAGTACGAGGAAGGCATCGATCTCGACCAGACCAAGGTGAATGGTGGCGCAAGCGGCGCGGGGCTGACGGATGGCGGCATTGCCTCGATCGACCCCACGCGTCTGGTTCGCGACCCCAAGAACGGCTGCGCTCCCGTGTGGCCCTGGAATTTCGTTCGCACCAACACGATCTTCAGCGTGATCCACGCGGCTGGCGGATACACAGCCTGGTCGGACAAGCATCCTGCGTATTCTTCCGTTGCGGGGCCCAATCCTCTCGGCGCGGGCGCTCTGGACGATTTTTACGCGCCTGAGATCAATTCCAATGTCGTTGGTCTGCCGGGCGTCAGCACCCCGGAGGGCGTTTCGTGCGCTGTCGTCCGCGATCCTGGCTCCGATATTACCGCTTGGACCAACAGCTTCGAGAACATCCAGTGCTACGACACGCTCAAGGTCAATGCAATTCTCAATGAAATCGCGGGCAAGACCCACGACGGCAAATCGGCCCATACACCGACGATCTTCGGCATGAACTTCCAGGCCGTCAGCGTCGGCCAGAAGCTGGTTGAGTCGAGCAACTCCACGACCGGCGGTTATCGGGACGCGGCAGGAACGCCAACCCCGGCGCTGCTCAGCGAATTCCAATATATCGACGACTCCATCGGAGAAATGATCAATGCCATCAAGGACAACGGCCTCTACGAGTCGACCCTGATCATCATCACGGCCAAGCACGGGCAATCACCGATCGATCCCAAGTTCTATAACCCGATTCTGAACACCGGCACCTCCCCGGCGACGCTGCTTGCCAGTCTGCTGCCCACCTCGGAGAATCCCAATACGCCGGGCGGCATCGGTCCGACGGAAGATGATGTCTCGCTGCTTTGGCTAGCCAACTCCGCTAATACCCTGGGCGCTGTATCGACTCTCGAGTCGAACATCACCAAGGCGGGGATCGGGCAGATCTTTGACGCCCGTTCCCTCGCGCTGAACTACAACGTCCCTGGCCTGCCGCCCAACGGCGATCCTCGCACGCCCGACATCATCGTTACGCCCAATGTCGGCGTTGTCTATACGGGCAGCAACAAGAAGCTGTCGGAACACGGCGGATTTGGGCATGACGACACCAATGTGATCCTGTTGGTCTCCAACCCCGCCATCGCGCCGAAAACAGTGTATTCGGGCGTCGGAACCAACCAGGTTGCACCTACGATTCTCGATTCGCTTGGCCTTGACCCCAAGAGTCTTGATGGTGTTCGCCTGGAAGGAACGGCAGTATTGCCTCGGTAA
- a CDS encoding zinc-dependent alcohol dehydrogenase family protein — MQQWQIPAFGIDSLVLSEKPSSQPGPGQVLVRVHAISLNYRDLMVVKGLYNPRLAMPRVPCSDGAGEVVAVGAGVTQWKAGDRVAGIFMQNWQDGRHTAAKAKGALGGDIDGMLTTEVALAESGLVRIPDHLSYQEGATLPCAAVTAWSALFKATDTQPGDTVLIQGTGGVSIFALQFAKMAGARVLGISSSDEKLERAKTLGLDAGLNYRTNPDWEKWALEQTGGTGVDLVVEVGGSGTLPRAIRAVRPEGTVAQIGVLSGVAEAVDVRPILSRQIRIQGVYVGSRADFVAMNKAVAQAGLKPAVDSVFAFAEAPAALRRMEGAGHFGKIVISAE; from the coding sequence TTGCAGCAGTGGCAAATTCCCGCCTTCGGCATCGATTCGCTTGTCCTTTCTGAAAAACCCTCCTCGCAACCCGGACCAGGCCAGGTACTCGTGCGCGTCCACGCTATCTCGCTCAATTACCGTGACTTGATGGTCGTCAAGGGCCTCTATAACCCGCGCCTCGCAATGCCGCGCGTACCTTGTTCCGATGGGGCGGGTGAAGTAGTGGCTGTGGGAGCAGGAGTCACGCAATGGAAGGCTGGCGATCGCGTGGCCGGAATCTTCATGCAGAACTGGCAGGATGGCCGTCACACCGCAGCCAAAGCGAAAGGCGCGTTGGGCGGCGATATTGACGGAATGCTGACCACGGAGGTCGCGCTCGCTGAATCCGGCCTGGTGCGCATTCCCGATCACCTGAGCTACCAGGAAGGCGCAACGCTTCCCTGCGCAGCGGTGACAGCCTGGAGTGCGCTCTTCAAGGCCACCGATACGCAGCCCGGAGATACCGTGCTGATTCAGGGCACGGGCGGCGTTTCGATCTTCGCGCTGCAGTTCGCCAAAATGGCCGGCGCGCGGGTTCTCGGCATCTCGAGCAGCGACGAAAAACTGGAGCGCGCAAAAACTCTGGGATTAGACGCCGGACTCAACTACCGCACCAATCCCGACTGGGAGAAGTGGGCTTTGGAGCAGACCGGCGGCACGGGCGTGGACCTGGTGGTCGAAGTCGGCGGATCTGGGACCCTGCCGCGCGCGATTCGAGCCGTTCGGCCCGAAGGAACCGTGGCCCAGATCGGCGTGCTCTCGGGCGTGGCCGAGGCCGTGGATGTTCGCCCGATCCTCTCGCGGCAAATCCGGATTCAGGGCGTTTACGTTGGATCTCGCGCCGACTTTGTAGCGATGAACAAGGCCGTCGCTCAGGCAGGACTTAAGCCTGCCGTCGACTCGGTCTTCGCCTTCGCCGAGGCTCCTGCCGCCCTGCGCCGCATGGAAGGCGCAGGCCACTTCGGCAAGATCGTGATCTCAGCGGAGTAA
- a CDS encoding YpdA family putative bacillithiol disulfide reductase, producing the protein MSDFIPERGAGADTNGANHPIYDVLVIGAGPTGLACAIDAQNAGFRVVLVDKGCLCNSLYHYPSHMTFFTTPELLEIGNIPFPSPNPKPSRNEALQYYRQVAAHYRLDVRQYQNVERVTGSDGGFQVQIRDRFGRAGVLTARKLVVATGYYDLPNYLGIQGEDLSKVMHYYDDPHPYSGLDVLVIGGKNSAAIAALELWRHGARVTLVHRGPDIHRHVKYWIKPDIENRIKAGEVTAHFSSQVAEITPDTVLIETPSGNLVLKNDFVFALIGYHPDFEFLESLGVRSEGKDRLPICDPKTLESNVPGVYLAGVIVAGARTNEIFIENGRFHGQQIAGDLANKLSGATLSASKY; encoded by the coding sequence ATGAGCGATTTCATTCCGGAGCGGGGCGCTGGCGCAGACACAAACGGGGCAAACCACCCAATCTACGATGTGCTGGTGATCGGTGCTGGGCCGACCGGGCTGGCTTGCGCCATTGACGCGCAGAACGCGGGATTTCGCGTGGTGCTGGTGGATAAGGGGTGCCTGTGCAATTCGCTGTACCACTATCCGTCGCACATGACTTTTTTTACTACTCCGGAGTTGCTCGAGATCGGCAATATCCCGTTTCCCAGCCCCAATCCGAAGCCCAGCCGTAATGAAGCGCTGCAATATTACCGCCAGGTAGCCGCGCACTACCGGCTCGATGTGCGCCAGTACCAGAATGTCGAGCGGGTGACGGGCTCCGACGGCGGCTTTCAGGTTCAGATCCGGGACCGGTTCGGTCGTGCGGGAGTTCTCACGGCACGGAAGCTGGTGGTTGCGACAGGATATTACGACCTGCCCAACTATCTTGGGATTCAGGGTGAAGATCTATCCAAGGTAATGCACTACTACGACGATCCACATCCGTATTCCGGTCTGGACGTTCTGGTGATTGGAGGTAAGAACTCGGCGGCGATTGCGGCTCTGGAGTTATGGCGGCATGGGGCTCGTGTTACCCTCGTTCATCGGGGACCCGACATTCACCGGCACGTCAAGTACTGGATCAAGCCGGATATTGAGAACCGCATCAAAGCAGGCGAGGTGACCGCGCATTTCTCATCGCAGGTGGCGGAGATCACGCCAGACACGGTGCTGATCGAGACGCCATCGGGAAATCTGGTGCTCAAAAACGACTTCGTCTTTGCGCTGATCGGATACCATCCCGACTTCGAATTCCTGGAAAGCCTCGGAGTGCGTTCCGAGGGCAAGGATCGCCTGCCGATTTGCGATCCTAAGACGTTGGAGAGTAATGTTCCGGGAGTCTATCTGGCTGGGGTCATCGTGGCTGGGGCGCGGACGAATGAGATTTTCATCGAAAATGGCAGGTTCCACGGCCAGCAAATCGCGGGAGATTTGGCAAACAAGCTCAGTGGTGCCACACTTTCTGCATCTAAATACTGA
- a CDS encoding type II toxin-antitoxin system VapB family antitoxin yields MTSLNIKNAETVRLVRELSQRTGQSMTGAITLAVKAQLAQDQPNPKAGLAKWLDEVTCETSAMMNDGRTSKELIDELYDPETGLPI; encoded by the coding sequence ATGACCAGCCTGAATATCAAAAATGCGGAAACCGTCCGGCTGGTGCGGGAGCTAAGTCAGCGCACCGGACAAAGTATGACGGGAGCGATTACGCTCGCCGTGAAGGCTCAGTTGGCGCAAGACCAGCCCAATCCCAAGGCCGGGCTGGCCAAATGGTTGGATGAAGTTACCTGCGAGACGTCTGCCATGATGAACGACGGGCGCACCTCCAAAGAGCTGATCGATGAACTATACGATCCTGAAACGGGTTTGCCCATATGA
- a CDS encoding GAF domain-containing SpoIIE family protein phosphatase, with the protein MATLFPDVQTSHAIPPRIHSSGDFVQTLMKLQRATHLIASALDLESILDRVVNDIAASLGNIKVAIWLRDGETDDMVLQEVCGCTVCQKGMRLQIGKCGMVGHVAATGRMRYARDVHQDAYYIACEPATNSEVSIPLKAGGQVIGVLCVDHHEIDAFSEDQLQVLQALAGHIAIAIENARLFMRERCERERMQRESADARAIQQALFLKPVPLIPGFAFETAWHPAGDVAGDWFDFIDLGQQRYGIALADVSGKGMSAGLLMSATRAILRSLAPLYASPAETLEHLNRILTEDFPPGKFVTMVYGVLDVNSRELTLASAGHLRPLLINHHCAFLDLDTGLPLGLGASSYPQCTITLSPGTKLLLYTDGITEAMDSNEEDYGPARLIEHFLQSDACVDGLIAEVQHFGGGSDQSDDATAVLIRSR; encoded by the coding sequence ATGGCCACCTTGTTCCCTGACGTTCAGACCAGCCACGCCATCCCGCCGCGCATTCACTCGTCCGGCGATTTCGTTCAGACGCTGATGAAGCTGCAGCGGGCTACGCATCTGATCGCCTCCGCCCTCGATCTCGAATCCATTCTCGATCGCGTGGTCAATGACATCGCCGCCTCGCTTGGAAACATTAAGGTTGCGATATGGCTCCGTGACGGCGAAACAGACGATATGGTCCTGCAGGAAGTGTGTGGCTGCACGGTGTGCCAGAAGGGTATGCGCCTGCAAATCGGCAAGTGCGGCATGGTGGGCCACGTGGCGGCTACGGGCAGAATGCGATATGCCCGCGATGTTCACCAGGACGCTTACTATATCGCCTGCGAACCCGCAACAAACTCGGAAGTCAGCATCCCGCTCAAAGCTGGTGGTCAGGTTATCGGCGTTCTTTGCGTTGACCATCACGAGATCGACGCCTTTTCCGAGGACCAGCTCCAGGTGCTTCAGGCGCTAGCCGGCCACATTGCCATCGCCATCGAAAACGCGCGTCTCTTCATGCGCGAACGCTGTGAGCGCGAACGCATGCAGCGGGAATCGGCCGACGCCCGCGCCATCCAACAAGCGCTTTTTCTGAAGCCGGTGCCGCTCATCCCCGGCTTTGCGTTTGAAACGGCCTGGCATCCCGCGGGAGACGTCGCCGGGGACTGGTTCGATTTCATCGATCTTGGTCAGCAGCGTTACGGAATCGCTCTGGCCGACGTCTCCGGCAAGGGCATGTCGGCTGGTCTCCTCATGTCCGCCACTCGCGCCATCCTGCGCTCGCTCGCGCCTCTCTATGCATCTCCGGCTGAAACGCTCGAGCACTTGAACAGGATACTCACCGAAGATTTCCCGCCGGGCAAGTTCGTCACCATGGTCTACGGAGTGCTCGACGTCAACTCCCGCGAACTCACCCTGGCCAGCGCCGGACACCTTCGTCCCTTGCTGATCAATCATCACTGTGCGTTTCTTGATTTAGATACAGGCCTGCCGCTTGGCCTCGGTGCGTCCTCCTACCCGCAGTGCACGATCACGCTCTCTCCCGGCACCAAGTTGCTGCTTTATACCGACGGCATCACGGAAGCCATGGATAGCAACGAGGAAGACTACGGACCGGCTCGCCTGATTGAGCACTTTCTGCAATCCGACGCATGTGTAGACGGCCTCATCGCGGAGGTCCAGCACTTCGGTGGAGGATCGGACCAAAGTGACGACGCAACCGCTGTTCTCATCCGCAGCCGATAG